DNA sequence from the Thermoplasmatales archaeon genome:
CTATTTTTCCTATTCTTGTTAATAGCTCGGAAAGCCTTCTTCCATCCCTAGCCCATATCTCCGCCATAATCATGTGGTCACCAGTTGAAATGCTTACATTTTTTGCCTCATCAATTTTTGATATTTCATTTGCTACTTCAAGAAGTTTTGTTGGCTCGACATCAACTCCAAGAAGGGCAATGCTGTTGTAACCTATTTTTTTTGGATCAACCACCGCAACATATTTCTTTATTATACCATTTTTTTCCAGATTATCTACTCTT
Encoded proteins:
- a CDS encoding Lrp/AsnC family transcriptional regulator codes for the protein MLDEKDKKIIEILEKNARTPYTKIAKELGLSEGAIRKRVDNLEKNGIIKKYVAVVDPKKIGYNSIALLGVDVEPTKLLEVANEISKIDEAKNVSISTGDHMIMAEIWARDGRRLSELLTRIGKIDGIKRLCPAIILEKVKEV